From one Humulus lupulus chromosome 8, drHumLupu1.1, whole genome shotgun sequence genomic stretch:
- the LOC133793972 gene encoding uncharacterized protein LOC133793972, with amino-acid sequence MSLKFIVKEYYSNKGIDGVVQVPVDPEFIGEREAIFITSEDVYQAASMDNIGSSAMLFGMRCIWESMHPNSRQLYKFFDTEHLSIGNDESKNYTVDLIAKWMMTMDRRGQIYFIPWIVDRHWMLVLVMMRGMTIILDPLKNHKSPPIITEVMEKAYAQCLENEYIGTFTKLVRGSCPKQPESHECGYYVLRYIYDLVNAPNPAEVIKKKWFDKKQFNVKDDLLPLQSDWLARLMPFVYEN; translated from the exons ATGAGTCTAAAATTCATAGTGAAGGAGTATTATTCCAataaaggaatagatggggttgtacaagttcccgttgacccggagtttataggagaacgcgaggctatcttcatcacttcggaagacgtttatcaagcagcctccatggataatattggatcctcagctatgctgtttggtatgag atgcatttgggaaagcatgcacccaaattcacgacaattatataaattttttgacaccgaacatctttctattggcaatgatgaaagtaaaaactatacggtggatcttatagccaaatggatgatgactatggatagacgaggccaaatatatttcattccttggattgttga tcgacattggatgttggtgctcgtgatgatgcgggggatgaccataattttggaccctttaaaaaatcataaatctccaccaataattacggaggttatggaaaa agcatacgcacaatgtttggaaaatgaatacatcggcacatttacaaaattggtgagaggttcttgtccaaaacaacctgaaagtcatgaatgtggttattatgtactaagatacatttatgatcttgtaaatgcaccgaatccagcagaagttatcaagaagaaa tggtttgacaaaaagcaattcaatgtcaaagatgatctactaccactacaaagtgattggttagctagattaatgccatttgtttatgaaaactaa